The Streptomyces sp. NBC_01197 genome window below encodes:
- the fsxC gene encoding FxsC protein, with product MAASEQPRAANHRPYFFLSYAHTPKHGAVGPDPDMWVERLFRDLCAHVMAMTNLPAGAPAGFIDRELRSGEGWSERLGEVLATCRVFVPLFSPRYFGSEMCGKEWYAFAQRAIQEQVRSNRTADAIVPALWVPVPPHQLPGPAARLQFNHRAFGERYVTDGLYGLVKLRIFAEEYERAVYELAKRIVSVADASDVGPCRPVDYRAIPSAFGPPSAGPRPMKLTVAAPTRHDLPDGRHSEYYGDTPLDWNPYHPVSAQPLSRLAEDLVRSLNYQATVTSFDEEVLHLDGKQPPSRPEVLLVDRWALHDDERRQRLAAFDSEHRPWVSVVVPWNRDDHQSRASEAELTGRLEDTMPSKMREGRAASRAAAKGVPSMEAFGQILPQVVEAAAQQYLKHAAVYPPGGGGHHERPRLIGPMATEQAATRYIPATQDLALDAEDTDDGRS from the coding sequence TTGGCAGCATCGGAACAGCCGAGAGCGGCGAACCACAGGCCGTATTTTTTTCTCAGCTATGCGCACACTCCGAAACACGGAGCCGTCGGGCCCGACCCGGACATGTGGGTCGAGCGGCTCTTCCGTGACCTCTGCGCCCATGTGATGGCCATGACCAATCTGCCCGCGGGAGCGCCCGCGGGCTTCATAGACCGGGAGCTGCGCTCGGGGGAGGGCTGGTCGGAGCGGCTCGGCGAAGTCCTCGCCACCTGCCGGGTCTTCGTACCGCTCTTCTCGCCCCGCTATTTCGGCAGCGAGATGTGCGGCAAGGAGTGGTACGCCTTCGCCCAGCGCGCCATTCAGGAACAGGTCCGCAGCAACCGCACGGCCGACGCGATAGTCCCCGCCCTCTGGGTCCCCGTGCCGCCGCACCAACTGCCGGGCCCGGCAGCGCGGTTGCAGTTCAACCACCGTGCTTTCGGCGAGCGCTATGTGACCGACGGGCTCTACGGTCTCGTCAAACTGCGGATATTCGCCGAGGAGTACGAGCGGGCAGTCTACGAACTGGCCAAACGCATTGTGAGCGTCGCCGACGCATCGGACGTCGGCCCGTGCCGCCCCGTCGACTACCGGGCCATACCCAGCGCCTTCGGCCCGCCCAGCGCGGGCCCGCGCCCGATGAAACTGACCGTCGCAGCGCCCACCCGCCACGACCTTCCCGACGGCCGGCATTCCGAGTACTACGGGGACACCCCGCTGGACTGGAATCCGTACCACCCCGTCTCCGCGCAGCCGCTGTCCCGGCTGGCCGAGGACCTGGTCCGCTCGCTCAACTACCAGGCCACCGTCACCTCGTTCGACGAGGAAGTACTCCACCTCGACGGGAAGCAGCCTCCGTCACGTCCCGAGGTCCTGCTCGTCGACCGCTGGGCCCTGCACGACGACGAGCGGCGCCAGCGGCTCGCCGCCTTCGACTCCGAGCACCGCCCCTGGGTGAGTGTGGTGGTCCCCTGGAACCGCGACGACCACCAGAGCAGAGCCTCCGAGGCCGAGCTCACCGGCCGTCTTGAGGACACCATGCCGTCCAAGATGCGGGAGGGGCGCGCCGCGTCGAGAGCCGCGGCCAAGGGCGTCCCGAGCATGGAGGCCTTCGGCCAGATCCTCCCCCAGGTGGTGGAGGCCGCCGCCCAGCAGTATCTGAAGCACGCAGCCGTCTACCCGCCGGGCGGCGGCGGCCACCACGAACGGCCCCGGCTCATCGGCCCGATGGCGACCGAGCAGGCCGCCACCCGCTACATACCGGCAACTCAGGATCTCGCGCTCGATGCGGAGGACACGGATGACGGCAGGTCGTGA
- the fxsBH gene encoding radical SAM/SPASM protein FxsBH, inactivated beta-hydroxylase extension form codes for MTGPLVPFREIVLKVHSRCDLACDHCYVYEHADQSWRTRPKAISDEAVHWTALRLAEHARTHDLPSVSVILHGGEPLLAGPARLRRVCEELTGALEGTAGLDLRIHTNGLQLSPRYLDLFDEFNVRVGISLDGDRASNDRHRRFADGRTSHPLVLRAVELLRQDRYAHLDLGLLCTIDVLNDPVAVYDALTELAPPRIDFLLPHATWDDPPHRPAGAPTAYADWILTVFDRWDAQGRKIPVRLFESVISTLGGGPSLTESLGLAPTDLVVVETDGTLEQVDSLKSAYEGAAFTGFDVFSHAFDEVAAHPGVRARQLGLAGVGEKCRECPVVRSCGGGLYTHRYRAGSFDQESVYCTDLEALVRGIETRTAPAATSPALTDPRELAAGQQELTRTLLAALHTELAGRGGEEWARAWELAGEVEQRSDGLDTVLAHPYARSWLLSCLDALRLGRSGTPGRLAAHVAAGALRGGLDLPVTVAYSGGLLHLPTYGALRLTGSAASGSAEVRRAEKGFLVRSAGAELRVPRPDEATADWQPLRRTDCDGAPDLALDDLDPYRDCFGTPVGERLTLAGAADWSRRFARTWSALRAAVPVHAEDAAARLTTVTPLTAGEPAVGRHGHGAIGVSLPGLTPGGLLRAVRRGKLRALLDVTDLYAEDGSWPHRVPWRQEPVPVSEVLAGAYEGVALAAYPGENRARTLAHTRQALEALEGAAELTISGRSLVAALWDEWEEAARGR; via the coding sequence ATGACAGGACCCCTGGTCCCATTCCGCGAGATCGTCCTCAAGGTCCACAGCAGATGCGATCTTGCCTGTGACCACTGCTATGTCTACGAACATGCCGACCAGAGCTGGCGCACGCGGCCCAAGGCCATCTCTGACGAGGCGGTCCACTGGACAGCTCTGCGACTGGCGGAGCACGCCAGGACCCATGACCTGCCCTCCGTGTCAGTGATCCTGCACGGAGGGGAGCCACTGCTGGCAGGCCCCGCACGACTGCGCCGCGTCTGTGAGGAGCTCACCGGGGCCCTCGAAGGGACCGCCGGGCTCGACCTCCGGATCCACACCAACGGCCTCCAGCTCAGCCCCCGGTACCTCGACCTGTTCGACGAGTTCAACGTCCGGGTCGGCATCTCCCTCGACGGGGACCGCGCCTCCAACGACAGGCACCGCCGCTTCGCCGACGGCCGCACCAGCCATCCACTGGTACTCAGGGCCGTCGAGCTGCTCCGCCAGGACCGGTACGCCCATCTCGACCTCGGTCTGCTCTGCACCATCGACGTGCTGAACGACCCGGTCGCCGTCTACGACGCGCTGACCGAGCTCGCCCCGCCGCGCATCGACTTCCTGCTGCCGCACGCGACCTGGGACGACCCCCCGCACCGGCCGGCCGGAGCGCCGACCGCCTACGCCGACTGGATCCTGACGGTCTTCGACCGCTGGGACGCGCAGGGGCGGAAGATCCCCGTACGGCTCTTCGAGTCGGTCATCTCCACGCTGGGCGGCGGTCCGAGCCTCACCGAGTCACTGGGCCTGGCCCCCACCGACCTGGTCGTCGTGGAGACCGACGGCACGCTGGAGCAGGTCGACTCCCTCAAGAGCGCCTACGAGGGCGCGGCGTTCACCGGGTTCGACGTCTTCAGCCACGCCTTCGACGAGGTGGCCGCCCACCCCGGGGTCCGCGCCCGCCAGCTCGGCCTGGCCGGTGTCGGCGAGAAGTGCCGGGAGTGCCCCGTCGTGCGGTCCTGCGGGGGCGGTCTCTACACCCACCGCTACCGCGCGGGCTCCTTCGACCAGGAGAGCGTCTACTGCACCGATCTGGAGGCACTGGTCCGCGGCATCGAGACGCGCACCGCGCCGGCCGCCACCTCGCCCGCGCTCACCGATCCGCGGGAACTGGCCGCCGGACAGCAGGAGCTGACCCGCACTCTGCTCGCCGCGCTGCACACGGAACTGGCCGGCCGCGGCGGCGAGGAGTGGGCGCGGGCCTGGGAGCTGGCGGGCGAGGTCGAGCAGCGGTCCGACGGGCTCGACACGGTGCTCGCCCACCCCTACGCCCGCAGCTGGCTGCTCAGCTGCCTGGACGCCCTGCGCCTGGGCCGGTCCGGCACCCCCGGCAGGCTGGCCGCCCATGTCGCCGCTGGGGCCCTGCGAGGCGGGCTCGATCTGCCCGTCACCGTGGCGTACTCCGGTGGTCTGCTGCACCTGCCGACCTACGGGGCGTTACGTCTCACCGGGTCCGCCGCGAGCGGCAGCGCCGAGGTCCGCCGCGCCGAGAAGGGCTTCCTGGTCAGAAGCGCGGGCGCCGAACTGCGCGTTCCGCGCCCGGACGAGGCCACCGCCGACTGGCAGCCGCTGCGCAGGACCGACTGCGACGGGGCCCCCGATCTCGCGCTGGACGACCTCGACCCGTACCGCGACTGCTTCGGTACGCCCGTCGGGGAGCGCCTCACCCTGGCAGGCGCCGCCGACTGGAGCCGGCGCTTCGCGCGCACCTGGTCCGCGCTGCGGGCCGCCGTCCCCGTGCACGCCGAGGACGCCGCCGCCCGGCTCACCACGGTGACCCCGCTGACCGCGGGCGAGCCGGCGGTCGGCCGGCACGGGCACGGAGCCATCGGTGTCTCCCTGCCCGGCCTCACCCCCGGGGGCCTGCTGCGCGCCGTGCGCCGGGGGAAGCTGCGCGCGCTCCTCGATGTCACCGATCTCTACGCCGAGGACGGCTCCTGGCCGCACCGGGTGCCCTGGCGGCAGGAGCCGGTGCCGGTCTCGGAGGTGCTGGCCGGCGCCTATGAGGGCGTGGCGCTCGCCGCGTACCCGGGAGAGAACCGTGCGCGCACCCTGGCGCACACCCGGCAGGCGCTGGAAGCTCTGGAGGGCGCGGCCGAACTGACCATCAGCGGCAGGAGCCTGGTCGCCGCCCTGTGGGACGAGTGGGAGGAGGCAGCCCGTGGCCGGTGA
- the fxsA gene encoding FxSxx-COOH cyclophane-containing RiPP peptide, translated as MSVTSASSAAVKKPRVPLAEIDVRGTEAVKQLGRVLSASTGRSMRASTFNSAL; from the coding sequence ATGTCCGTAACTTCAGCCTCTTCCGCCGCTGTAAAGAAGCCGCGTGTCCCCCTGGCCGAGATCGATGTGCGCGGTACCGAGGCTGTCAAGCAGCTCGGCCGGGTTCTCTCCGCTTCGACCGGTCGCTCGATGAGGGCATCGACCTTCAATTCGGCGCTCTAG
- the fxsT gene encoding FxSxx-COOH system tetratricopeptide repeat protein translates to MTAGRDGRIVTFYSYKGGTGRTMALANTAWILAANGRRVLAVDWDLEAPGLYRFFHPFLDPSTLGATTGIIDLITEYAWAATSPVPRPDDWHRDYARIQQHAVSLTPETLGWEFPDGGTLDFVSAGRQNREYSATVSTFDWDNFYDRLGGGHFFDALRDDMKANYDYVLIDSRTGLSDIADICTVHLPDALVDCFTLSDQSIDGAAAVARQIDKHDGGRGIQILPVPMRIDEGEKEKADAGRALARLRFDGLPRGLTGEELTAYWGAVEIPYRPYYAYEETLATFGDEAGLTNSLLSAFERLASVVTDRQITSMPQIPEEVRLRIRDAFTRRRPALPADLLLSYVAENRMWADWIESVLTRAGFRVVPRDVSAEAPPSDAETAAADGAARTVVVLSSAYLKSARAVEVWQRSAAEDPSGTRRHLLPLRVGDVRLTTPYIDRNPVDLFRLDEVHATAALLRAVDRPGQAVDGVAPGPRFPGTVPKIWNAPARNSGFTGRSLVLERMRDQLGGGMAVVLPQPQTLYGLGGVGKTQVALEYVHRFMADYDLVWWISAEQTDDVIAGLAELAVRLGTQGADDMASASQEAIDLLRRGVPTSRWLLVFDNADDPEQLKRFFPPGGPGHVLVTSRNQTWSQYGDALPVDVFMREESVEHIQRRAPGLSADDAARVAEAVGDLPLAVEQAAAWIAETATPVDTYLEQLAQEAESVLALNQPAGYPEPVAATWNVSIARLKERSPAAVRLLQLCAFFAPEPISAKLLYSREMIDALKPYDATLQEKLVLGRVIREIGRFALAKVDPVGGSIQVHRLVQAVIKAQLSHAERDDARHAVHMILAGARPDGDEPIDNPGTWPDFAPIWPHLGPSEARLCKEPETRRLMIDRVRYLWKRGDFVTAAALAGELREVWRERLGNNDLQYLYLRFHLSNILRSRGRYVEAMELDEETLRRQREQLPELGPSHPHTYMTTSALAMDLGAVGEYSRAMTLATEAYEGFKEIFDESHPRTLAAANNLALNLRIAGQYARAREMDQDVYDRRTEVLGPEHPYTLSSAQNLARDLREVGRYEDSVVLLSRTYQIFKEQLGRAFPGTLAAAKSLAVSLRRAGRPEDARRLTSATRDRYRIKYTVANPDWLACDLNFAADLFAAGDAVGARDTAQAVVDQYMKMPGERHPYTLTAMNNLGIFQGACGALDTAESVLASTIRAMSDVLNPRHPHVLFATVNLANVTAELGDLPKALEIERRVVAALREVVGAHHPETLACASNMSVTLDALGRKEEAQLLRAETVTELQRQLGDDHDYVGIAGDARRFSRDLEPLVV, encoded by the coding sequence ATGACGGCAGGTCGTGACGGACGCATCGTCACCTTCTACTCGTACAAGGGAGGTACCGGCCGGACCATGGCCCTGGCCAACACCGCCTGGATCCTGGCCGCCAACGGCAGACGCGTCCTCGCGGTCGACTGGGACCTGGAGGCACCGGGCCTCTACCGCTTCTTCCACCCCTTCCTCGACCCGTCCACGCTCGGCGCCACCACCGGGATCATCGACCTGATCACCGAGTACGCCTGGGCGGCCACCAGCCCCGTCCCGCGCCCCGACGACTGGCACCGGGACTACGCCCGTATCCAGCAGCACGCCGTCTCGCTGACACCGGAGACGCTGGGCTGGGAGTTCCCCGACGGCGGCACGCTCGACTTCGTGTCGGCCGGCCGGCAGAACCGCGAGTACTCCGCCACCGTCTCCACCTTCGACTGGGACAACTTCTACGACCGGCTCGGCGGCGGCCACTTCTTCGACGCGCTGCGCGACGACATGAAGGCCAACTACGACTACGTCCTCATCGACAGCAGGACCGGGCTCAGCGACATCGCCGACATCTGCACCGTCCATCTGCCCGACGCGCTCGTCGACTGCTTCACCCTCAGCGACCAGTCCATCGACGGCGCCGCCGCCGTGGCCCGCCAGATCGACAAGCACGACGGCGGCCGGGGCATCCAGATCCTGCCCGTCCCGATGCGGATCGACGAGGGCGAGAAGGAGAAGGCGGACGCGGGACGGGCCCTGGCCAGGCTCCGGTTCGACGGGCTGCCGCGCGGGCTCACGGGCGAGGAGCTCACCGCGTACTGGGGAGCGGTCGAGATCCCGTACCGCCCCTACTACGCCTACGAGGAGACCCTGGCCACCTTCGGCGACGAGGCAGGGCTCACCAACTCGCTGCTCTCCGCCTTCGAACGGCTCGCCTCCGTCGTCACCGACCGGCAGATCACCTCGATGCCGCAGATCCCCGAAGAGGTCAGGCTGCGCATCAGGGACGCCTTCACCCGCCGCCGCCCCGCGCTCCCCGCCGATCTGCTGCTCAGCTATGTGGCCGAGAACCGGATGTGGGCGGACTGGATCGAGTCAGTGCTCACCCGCGCCGGATTCCGGGTGGTGCCGCGCGACGTGTCGGCCGAGGCGCCACCGTCCGACGCGGAGACCGCGGCGGCCGACGGCGCGGCCCGTACCGTCGTCGTGCTGTCCAGCGCCTATCTCAAGTCGGCCCGCGCGGTGGAGGTCTGGCAGCGCTCGGCCGCCGAGGACCCCTCCGGGACCCGCAGGCATCTGCTGCCGCTGCGCGTCGGTGACGTACGGCTGACCACGCCCTACATCGACCGCAACCCGGTCGACCTGTTCCGGCTCGACGAGGTGCACGCCACCGCTGCGCTGCTGCGGGCGGTGGACCGGCCGGGCCAGGCGGTCGACGGGGTGGCGCCGGGGCCGCGGTTCCCCGGCACCGTCCCGAAGATCTGGAACGCCCCGGCCCGCAACTCCGGCTTCACCGGGCGCTCCCTGGTACTGGAGCGGATGCGCGACCAGCTCGGCGGCGGGATGGCCGTGGTCCTGCCGCAGCCCCAGACGCTGTACGGCCTCGGCGGCGTCGGCAAGACCCAGGTGGCCCTGGAGTACGTACACCGCTTCATGGCCGACTACGACCTGGTCTGGTGGATCTCCGCCGAACAGACCGACGACGTGATCGCCGGCCTCGCCGAACTCGCCGTCCGTCTTGGCACCCAGGGCGCCGACGACATGGCGTCCGCCTCGCAGGAGGCCATCGATCTGCTGCGCCGCGGGGTGCCCACCTCGCGTTGGCTGCTGGTCTTCGACAACGCGGACGATCCCGAGCAGCTCAAGCGCTTCTTCCCGCCGGGCGGCCCCGGCCATGTGCTGGTGACCTCGCGGAACCAGACCTGGTCGCAGTACGGGGACGCGCTGCCCGTCGACGTCTTCATGCGGGAGGAGTCCGTCGAGCACATCCAGCGCCGGGCGCCGGGGCTCTCCGCCGACGACGCGGCCCGGGTCGCCGAGGCGGTGGGCGATCTGCCGCTCGCCGTCGAGCAGGCGGCGGCCTGGATCGCCGAGACCGCCACCCCCGTCGACACCTATCTGGAACAGCTGGCCCAGGAGGCCGAGAGCGTCCTCGCCCTCAACCAGCCCGCCGGGTACCCCGAACCGGTGGCCGCCACCTGGAACGTGTCCATCGCCCGCCTCAAGGAGCGCTCGCCCGCCGCGGTCCGGCTGCTCCAGCTCTGCGCCTTCTTCGCGCCGGAACCGATCTCGGCCAAGCTCCTCTACAGCCGGGAGATGATCGACGCGCTCAAGCCGTACGACGCGACGCTCCAGGAGAAGCTGGTGCTCGGCCGGGTCATCCGGGAGATCGGCCGCTTCGCGCTCGCCAAGGTGGACCCGGTGGGCGGCTCCATCCAGGTGCACCGCCTGGTGCAGGCCGTGATCAAGGCACAGCTCAGCCACGCGGAGCGGGACGACGCACGGCACGCCGTCCATATGATCCTCGCGGGCGCCAGGCCCGACGGTGACGAGCCGATAGACAATCCCGGCACCTGGCCCGACTTCGCCCCCATCTGGCCGCACCTGGGCCCGTCGGAGGCCAGGCTCTGCAAGGAGCCGGAGACCCGCCGGCTGATGATCGACCGGGTGCGCTACCTGTGGAAGCGCGGTGACTTCGTCACGGCGGCAGCCCTCGCCGGCGAGCTGCGCGAGGTGTGGCGCGAACGCCTCGGCAACAACGACCTCCAGTACCTCTACCTCCGCTTCCACCTCTCCAACATCCTCCGCTCGCGCGGTCGTTACGTGGAGGCCATGGAGCTGGACGAGGAGACCCTGCGGCGCCAGCGCGAGCAGCTCCCGGAGCTCGGCCCTTCGCATCCGCACACCTACATGACCACCAGCGCCCTGGCCATGGACCTGGGTGCGGTCGGTGAGTACAGCAGGGCCATGACGCTGGCGACCGAGGCGTACGAGGGGTTCAAGGAGATCTTCGACGAGTCGCATCCGAGGACCCTGGCCGCGGCCAACAACCTGGCGCTGAACCTGCGGATCGCCGGCCAGTACGCCCGCGCGCGCGAGATGGACCAGGACGTCTACGACCGCCGCACCGAAGTGCTCGGCCCGGAGCATCCGTACACCCTCTCGTCCGCGCAGAACCTCGCCCGCGACCTGCGCGAGGTCGGCCGGTACGAGGACTCCGTCGTGCTGCTCTCGCGGACGTACCAGATCTTCAAGGAGCAGCTGGGCCGGGCCTTCCCCGGTACGCTCGCGGCGGCCAAGAGCCTGGCCGTCTCGCTGCGCAGGGCCGGCCGCCCGGAGGACGCCAGGCGGCTGACCTCGGCCACCCGGGACCGGTACCGCATCAAGTACACGGTGGCGAACCCGGACTGGCTGGCCTGCGACCTGAACTTCGCGGCCGACCTGTTCGCCGCCGGGGACGCGGTGGGGGCGCGGGACACCGCGCAGGCGGTGGTCGACCAGTACATGAAGATGCCGGGGGAGCGGCATCCGTACACCCTCACCGCCATGAACAACCTCGGTATCTTCCAGGGGGCCTGCGGTGCGCTGGACACCGCCGAATCGGTGCTCGCCAGCACGATCAGGGCGATGAGCGACGTACTGAACCCCCGTCATCCGCATGTGCTGTTCGCGACCGTCAACCTCGCCAATGTGACGGCCGAGCTGGGCGATCTCCCGAAGGCCCTGGAGATCGAGCGCCGGGTGGTCGCGGCGCTGCGCGAGGTCGTCGGCGCCCATCATCCGGAGACCCTGGCCTGTGCGTCCAACATGTCGGTGACGCTGGACGCACTCGGGCGCAAGGAGGAGGCGCAGCTGCTGAGGGCGGAGACCGTCACCGAGCTGCAGCGGCAGCTCGGTGACGACCACGACTACGTGGGGATCGCGGGCGACGCGCGGCGGTTCAGCCGGGACCTGGAGCCGCTCGTGGTGTGA
- a CDS encoding alpha/beta fold hydrolase — protein sequence MRGRVRAPDGRHLTVERLGDPRGRPVFLLHGTPGSRLGPAPRGMVLYQRRMQLIAFDRPGYGGSDRLPGRSVADVAQDVGAIADALGIERFAVAGRSGGAPHALACAALLPGRVTRAAALVTLAPRDAVGLDWFEGMAASNVREYTTASDDPDGLAARLIPRSAEIRKNPVRLLDQLFSDLTDSDRRVVNDAGVRAMLLRNYQEALRTSPYGWIDDALAFSHPWGFDPADIRSPIMLWHGVKDVFSPVGHSRWLARRIPGATAVLEPAAAHFDALHALPRILNWLLDE from the coding sequence CTGCGCGGGCGGGTTCGCGCGCCGGACGGACGTCATCTCACAGTGGAACGTCTCGGCGATCCGCGCGGCAGGCCGGTGTTCCTGCTGCACGGCACCCCGGGCAGCAGACTCGGGCCCGCCCCGCGCGGCATGGTGCTCTATCAGCGCAGAATGCAGCTCATCGCCTTCGACCGCCCCGGCTACGGAGGCAGTGACCGGCTGCCGGGACGCAGCGTCGCCGATGTCGCCCAGGACGTCGGGGCGATCGCGGACGCGCTGGGCATCGAGAGGTTCGCCGTCGCGGGCCGGTCGGGCGGCGCACCCCACGCGCTGGCCTGTGCGGCCCTGCTGCCCGGCCGGGTCACCAGAGCGGCCGCCCTGGTGACACTCGCCCCGCGGGACGCCGTCGGGCTCGACTGGTTCGAGGGCATGGCCGCGTCCAACGTCCGGGAGTACACCACCGCGTCCGACGACCCCGACGGCCTGGCGGCCCGGCTCATCCCGCGCTCGGCGGAGATCAGGAAGAACCCCGTCCGCCTGCTCGACCAGCTGTTCAGCGACCTCACCGACTCCGACCGCCGAGTCGTCAACGACGCGGGCGTACGGGCCATGCTGCTGCGCAACTACCAGGAGGCGCTGCGCACTTCACCGTACGGCTGGATCGACGACGCGCTGGCGTTCTCCCACCCCTGGGGTTTCGACCCCGCCGACATCCGCAGCCCGATCATGCTGTGGCACGGGGTGAAGGACGTCTTCTCGCCCGTCGGCCACTCCCGCTGGCTGGCCCGGCGCATCCCGGGCGCGACGGCCGTACTCGAACCGGCCGCCGCGCACTTCGACGCGCTGCACGCGCTCCCCCGCATCCTCAACTGGCTGCTGGACGAGTGA
- a CDS encoding aminoglycoside N(3)-acetyltransferase: MAGEAGPAAELRALGVTEGMTLLVHSALGGTGLDARTLRDALLGVLGEGGTLVVPAFTPENSTTSAAHLRQTAGLTEDARARFLASMPAFDPARTPCPGMGRLAECVRLSPGAVRSSHPQTSFAALGARAEELVKDHPADCHLGEDSPLGRLAAAGARELMINVGFGVCTSFHLAEYRLAEYKIPDIPTRLYRCVVGTGGRREWFEYRDIELDDSDFELIGADFPRVSLREGKLGNAAAMAFPIKEAVAHAMKWMTEKRR, encoded by the coding sequence GTGGCCGGTGAGGCCGGGCCGGCCGCCGAGCTGAGAGCGCTCGGGGTCACGGAGGGGATGACGCTGCTGGTGCACTCCGCGCTCGGTGGTACGGGGCTGGACGCGCGGACGCTGCGGGACGCGCTCCTCGGCGTCCTGGGCGAGGGGGGGACGCTGGTGGTCCCGGCCTTCACCCCGGAGAACTCCACGACATCGGCGGCCCATCTGCGGCAGACCGCCGGACTCACCGAGGACGCCAGGGCTCGCTTCCTCGCCTCGATGCCCGCCTTCGACCCCGCCCGTACGCCGTGTCCCGGGATGGGCCGGCTGGCTGAATGTGTCCGGCTCTCTCCGGGCGCGGTACGCAGCAGCCACCCCCAGACCTCGTTCGCCGCGCTGGGCGCGCGCGCCGAAGAGCTGGTAAAGGACCATCCCGCCGACTGCCACCTCGGTGAGGATTCCCCGCTGGGCAGACTCGCCGCCGCCGGCGCGCGGGAATTGATGATCAATGTGGGATTCGGTGTGTGCACCTCATTCCATCTCGCTGAATACCGGCTGGCTGAATACAAGATTCCGGATATCCCGACGCGGCTGTACCGCTGCGTGGTCGGTACGGGTGGCCGGCGTGAGTGGTTCGAATACCGGGACATCGAACTCGACGACAGTGATTTCGAACTGATCGGTGCGGATTTCCCCCGCGTGAGCCTGCGAGAGGGGAAGCTGGGGAACGCGGCCGCCATGGCGTTCCCGATCAAGGAAGCTGTGGCGCACGCGATGAAGTGGATGACCGAAAAACGACGTTGA